Proteins from a single region of Weeksella virosa DSM 16922:
- a CDS encoding DMT family protein: MKGIYTISLLILSNVFMTFAWYGHLKFKELSWFSKLGLPAIILISWGIALFEYMAQVPANKIGYEGNGGPFSIWQLKVIQEAITLCVFTAFTLLVFKNETFRFNHLIGFVFLVLAVYFIFKK, from the coding sequence ATGAAAGGTATTTATACGATTAGCTTGCTTATTTTATCGAATGTTTTTATGACTTTTGCTTGGTATGGACATTTGAAATTCAAAGAGTTGAGTTGGTTTAGCAAACTAGGATTGCCTGCCATTATCTTGATCAGTTGGGGGATTGCCTTGTTCGAGTATATGGCACAAGTGCCTGCCAACAAAATAGGCTATGAGGGTAACGGTGGGCCTTTTAGTATTTGGCAATTGAAAGTAATCCAAGAGGCAATTACACTTTGCGTGTTCACTGCTTTTACTTTATTAGTGTTTAAGAACGAAACTTTTCGATTCAATCACCTCATTGGATTTGTGTTTTTAGTCTTGGCAGTTTATTTTATATTCAAAAAATAA
- a CDS encoding 30S ribosomal protein THX → MGKGDLKTRRGKIANGSYGVRRPRKVYRYVVEEETNTKAEKKEKSTAKKSK, encoded by the coding sequence ATGGGAAAAGGAGATTTAAAAACAAGGAGAGGAAAAATTGCCAATGGAAGTTATGGGGTTAGAAGACCCAGAAAAGTTTATCGTTATGTAGTTGAGGAGGAAACGAATACAAAAGCAGAAAAAAAAGAAAAATCTACTGCGAAAAAATCTAAATAA
- a CDS encoding TCR/Tet family MFS transporter, translated as MSIYHKQATVGFIFVTMLMDIIGIGIIIPVLPKLLEELIGSNLSDAARVGGWLLFSYALMQFLFSPLIGNISDKYGRRKVLLVSLFVFTIDYLILAFSSTLFWLFLGRILAGITGASASTSVAYIADISTAENKAKNYGVIGAAFGIGFILGPLIGGVLGQYGSRVPFYTAAVLCFINFLYALFFLPESLPVTKRRPIDWKSANPIGSIRFFAKYKPILLLMVAMFFMYMAGHAVNTTWTFFTMYRFGWDEKMVGISLAVVGVMVSLVQGFLVRWSNPKFGNAKNILAGLTINMIGLFLFSIAKESWMLIVFLVPYCIGGIAGPALQTEVTNYVNENEQGQLQGTINSINSSTAIFGPLIMTGLFHYFTQPTAILQLPQAPFVMGAIFQLLAVIFAYRSLKKYSTSL; from the coding sequence ATGAGCATTTACCATAAACAAGCAACAGTGGGTTTCATTTTTGTGACCATGTTGATGGATATTATCGGAATCGGAATTATTATACCAGTTCTACCCAAATTATTAGAAGAGTTGATCGGTTCTAATCTCAGTGATGCCGCTAGAGTAGGAGGTTGGTTGTTGTTTTCGTATGCACTAATGCAATTTCTTTTTTCTCCGCTGATTGGGAACATCAGCGATAAATATGGCAGGCGAAAAGTCCTTCTAGTATCCTTGTTTGTGTTTACTATCGATTACCTAATTTTAGCATTTTCCTCTACCTTATTTTGGTTGTTTCTTGGTCGGATATTGGCCGGAATTACTGGTGCAAGTGCTTCTACATCCGTCGCCTACATTGCCGATATAAGTACCGCAGAAAATAAGGCTAAAAATTATGGTGTTATAGGCGCAGCCTTTGGGATAGGTTTTATATTAGGACCATTAATAGGTGGCGTTTTAGGACAATATGGTTCTCGAGTTCCGTTTTATACCGCTGCAGTTCTATGTTTTATTAATTTCTTGTATGCACTTTTCTTCTTGCCAGAATCTCTTCCGGTAACCAAAAGACGACCGATCGATTGGAAATCTGCGAACCCAATTGGCTCAATCAGGTTTTTTGCAAAATATAAACCGATTTTACTATTGATGGTGGCTATGTTTTTTATGTATATGGCAGGACATGCTGTGAACACTACATGGACATTCTTTACAATGTATCGTTTTGGATGGGATGAAAAAATGGTCGGAATATCGCTTGCCGTAGTCGGAGTTATGGTAAGTTTGGTACAAGGATTTCTGGTACGATGGAGCAATCCAAAGTTCGGAAATGCAAAAAATATTCTTGCCGGTCTTACCATAAATATGATAGGGTTATTTCTTTTTTCTATAGCAAAAGAATCGTGGATGCTTATAGTATTTTTAGTTCCCTATTGTATCGGAGGAATTGCAGGACCCGCCCTACAAACAGAAGTCACCAATTACGTAAACGAAAATGAGCAAGGACAATTACAGGGGACAATCAACAGCATCAATAGCTCCACAGCAATTTTTGGTCCATTGATTATGACAGGACTTTTCCACTATTTCACACAACCGACAGCTATTTTACAATTACCACAAGCACCCTTTGTAATGGGAGCGATTTTTCAATTATTAGCCGTAATTTTTGCGTATCGGTCACTCAAAAAATATAGTACTTCTTTATAA
- a CDS encoding DMT family transporter, translated as MKMKGYALGIISAVSYGLIPIFILPIKQTNFSLDTTLFYRFFISALLLLPVLWYKKENLKITPKELYVVVLLGLSYALSSEFLFMGYDLLSPGITSTILFIYPVFVALIMFLVFKEKLNRLTVLSLILAFSGVLTLSLKNNSFEINFPGLIVVLLSAFFYALYILIVNQTKIKLSGFKLTFFSFLFTSLYFLVKAKFLGDSLLLPNVNMLINFVVFAFVTTLISSLALVFAIKYIGSTPTAILGALEPVVAVAVSVLMFNEVLTINLIIGITLIIIAVIVNIISDSRKAKVASDI; from the coding sequence ATGAAAATGAAAGGTTATGCATTAGGCATAATTTCAGCAGTCTCTTACGGATTAATTCCAATATTCATTTTGCCAATTAAGCAAACAAATTTTTCGTTGGATACAACATTATTTTATCGTTTTTTTATCTCTGCTTTGCTCCTTTTACCTGTTTTGTGGTACAAAAAAGAAAACCTGAAAATTACACCAAAAGAATTGTATGTTGTAGTTTTGTTGGGGTTGAGTTACGCCTTATCGTCAGAGTTTCTTTTTATGGGGTACGATTTGCTTTCACCCGGGATTACATCTACAATTCTCTTTATTTACCCTGTTTTTGTAGCACTTATAATGTTTTTAGTGTTCAAAGAAAAACTTAATCGACTGACCGTTTTATCATTGATTTTAGCCTTTTCTGGCGTGTTGACTCTAAGTTTGAAAAACAATAGTTTCGAAATTAATTTTCCAGGTCTGATAGTTGTTTTGCTGAGTGCATTTTTCTATGCATTGTATATTTTGATCGTTAACCAGACCAAAATAAAATTATCAGGATTCAAACTCACCTTTTTTTCATTCTTATTTACGTCTCTATATTTCTTGGTGAAAGCCAAATTTTTGGGTGATTCTTTGCTTTTGCCTAATGTTAATATGTTGATTAATTTTGTGGTTTTTGCTTTTGTTACTACCTTAATTTCTAGCTTAGCGCTCGTATTTGCCATAAAATATATTGGTTCTACACCTACGGCAATTCTAGGAGCATTAGAACCTGTGGTTGCCGTTGCTGTAAGTGTTTTGATGTTTAATGAAGTACTGACTATTAATCTAATAATAGGCATCACTTTAATTATCATTGCTGTGATTGTCAATATTATATCCGATAGTAGAAAAGCAAAAGTAGCTTCCGATATTTAA
- a CDS encoding T9SS type B sorting domain-containing protein, whose translation MKLTKHNNSKICLSTLLLLVSNSVVFGQEQMICVGETKIYKVDTDENNGYGTTNSTYVWQVNDTSFLGSIQPLTPTNNQVEINWSNTPKGRYILEVTENNICGSMSKQLAVLINEEIAVSIAPIFHLCPENSATVILYVNEKYDEYFWYDENDNLVGTSPTYEATKPGKYSVIVSNGSCKSRAETIVETVIFPSIIIKTDATQVIHLVATDGNTDVEYQLEKPDGTIIFPWQKSTTFPVVEKGEYVIRVRSINGNCFTQISTQVYQIPNAFTPNSDGINDTWDLSLVLKDNPNAVVKIFNRYGHLLRVLTIKDQFRWDGKTNNAKLETGSYWYLIELENGQHLQGSVLLKSK comes from the coding sequence ATGAAATTAACCAAACACAATAATTCGAAAATTTGCCTTTCGACACTGTTGCTCCTAGTGAGCAATAGTGTTGTATTTGGGCAAGAACAGATGATTTGTGTTGGCGAGACGAAGATTTATAAAGTCGATACGGACGAAAATAACGGATATGGCACAACTAATTCTACCTATGTATGGCAAGTAAACGACACTTCTTTTTTGGGTAGCATTCAGCCACTTACTCCGACAAACAATCAGGTAGAAATCAATTGGTCCAATACCCCAAAGGGGAGATATATTCTAGAAGTTACAGAGAACAACATCTGTGGTTCTATGAGCAAACAGTTGGCGGTACTTATCAACGAAGAAATTGCAGTAAGTATTGCACCCATTTTTCATTTATGTCCAGAAAATTCTGCAACCGTAATCTTATATGTTAACGAAAAGTATGATGAATATTTTTGGTATGATGAAAACGATAATTTGGTAGGAACATCGCCTACATACGAAGCCACAAAGCCAGGTAAATATTCTGTAATAGTGAGCAACGGAAGTTGCAAAAGCCGTGCTGAAACAATTGTTGAAACGGTAATCTTCCCATCAATAATAATAAAAACAGATGCTACCCAAGTGATTCATCTAGTGGCTACCGATGGCAATACCGATGTAGAATATCAGTTAGAAAAACCCGATGGAACCATAATTTTTCCTTGGCAAAAGTCGACTACATTTCCTGTAGTAGAAAAGGGAGAGTATGTAATCCGGGTTCGTTCGATAAACGGAAATTGTTTTACCCAAATTTCTACACAGGTTTATCAAATTCCAAATGCATTCACACCAAACTCTGACGGGATAAACGACACGTGGGATTTGAGTTTGGTACTGAAAGATAATCCTAATGCTGTTGTAAAAATTTTCAATAGATACGGACATCTCCTACGCGTTCTTACGATAAAAGATCAATTCAGATGGGACGGAAAAACAAACAACGCGAAACTAGAAACTGGAAGTTATTGGTATTTGATCGAACTAGAAAATGGACAACATTTACAGGGTTCAGTCTTATTAAAATCAAAATAA
- a CDS encoding pirin family protein, whose product MSNIDFIHEEKAADIGNFLVGRLLPFRQKRNIGPFVFIDHMGPVTLDPYQNLDVGPHPHVGLSTLTYLFEGSIMHRDSLGNEMEIKPGAVNWMTAGKGVTHSERTPEYLRTKDKSLHGLQIWVAMPKELENSAPSFHHIDANQLPSWEENGVHFRLIAGEFDDKTSSVPVCSKLYMIEVNVEKDTLIDFRDKLYGESGLYILDGMVRIDGNEFGPKQILITKEAHLCIFEVLAGSIVYIFGGEPFPEERFIRWNFVSSSKETLDQAEDDWRNHRFPKVYNDEEDYVPMPVYRIK is encoded by the coding sequence ATGTCGAATATAGATTTTATACACGAAGAAAAAGCAGCGGATATTGGCAATTTTTTGGTAGGTAGATTATTGCCTTTTCGTCAAAAAAGAAATATTGGCCCTTTTGTATTTATCGATCATATGGGGCCAGTCACGTTGGATCCGTACCAAAATTTAGATGTAGGTCCGCATCCTCATGTAGGTTTATCTACCTTAACGTATTTGTTCGAAGGTTCTATCATGCACCGCGATTCTTTAGGCAACGAAATGGAAATAAAGCCAGGTGCCGTAAATTGGATGACCGCCGGAAAAGGAGTAACCCACTCCGAAAGAACCCCAGAATATCTTCGCACGAAAGATAAAAGTCTCCATGGTTTGCAAATTTGGGTTGCTATGCCCAAAGAACTAGAAAATTCTGCTCCTTCTTTTCATCATATCGATGCCAATCAATTACCAAGTTGGGAAGAAAACGGTGTACATTTTCGTTTGATTGCTGGTGAATTTGATGATAAAACATCCAGTGTGCCTGTTTGTTCTAAGTTGTATATGATAGAAGTGAATGTCGAAAAAGACACCCTAATCGATTTTCGAGATAAATTATATGGCGAAAGTGGTTTGTATATTTTGGATGGGATGGTTCGTATAGACGGAAATGAGTTTGGTCCGAAACAAATCCTCATTACCAAAGAAGCACATCTTTGCATCTTTGAGGTATTGGCAGGTTCTATAGTTTATATTTTCGGTGGTGAACCTTTCCCAGAAGAACGATTTATTCGTTGGAATTTTGTGTCAAGTTCGAAAGAAACTTTAGACCAAGCCGAAGACGATTGGCGAAATCATCGCTTCCCGAAAGTGTATAACGATGAAGAAGATTACGTTCCGATGCCTGTTTATCGAATCAAATAA
- a CDS encoding heavy metal translocating P-type ATPase gives MSTQNIKNSSKKKPPNCHSGCCTIEETTIAHDHHDHEHTHEVSRNLFRLFLPAIISFVLLMIGITLDYVAKAEWFSSWFRFAWYFAAYIPVGFPVLRDAYLNIRAGNFFSEFFLMGIATIGAFALKEYPEAVAVMLFYTVGENFQAMAVTRARKNIQTLLDQRPDEATILVDNQPKIVNAKDVKIGDIIQLKPGEKLALDGKLLSEKANFNTSALTGESLPEQKTQNEVVLAGMINLNSLALIEVTTAFEDSKLSRILHLVQNASSQKAPTELFIAKFARVYTPIVVYLAIAITFLPYFFVDQYDFGTWLYRALVFLVISCPCALVISIPLGYFGGIGAASKHGILFKGGSYIDLLANIQHVAMDKTGTLTEGIFKVQEVNLTSTENKEKILQHINLIESKSTHPIATAIHEYAGKVDETIRLESSEEIPGKGLKAKIDDDWYLVGNFRLLDQFSVQYPKELMQTTLTTLAIAKNEKFIGYITIADQIKSDAQQTIDELHSLDIETTMLSGDKDAVVQEVAKTLGIDEAYGDLLPENKLEKIKTIKAKNQTVAFVGDGVNDAPVVAISDVGMAMGGLGSDATIETADVVIQDDQPKKIPMAIRISKETKKIVWQNIGLAFGVKALVLILGAGGIATMWEAVFADVGVALLAILNAVRIQNKDFNH, from the coding sequence ATGTCTACACAAAACATAAAAAATTCCTCGAAAAAAAAACCCCCAAACTGTCATTCTGGGTGTTGCACTATCGAGGAGACAACAATTGCACACGACCATCACGACCATGAACATACGCACGAAGTTTCTAGAAATTTATTCAGATTGTTTCTTCCTGCAATCATAAGTTTTGTTTTGTTGATGATTGGCATTACACTCGATTATGTCGCCAAAGCAGAATGGTTTAGCAGTTGGTTTCGATTTGCTTGGTATTTTGCAGCTTATATCCCGGTAGGATTTCCTGTGTTGCGTGATGCTTATCTGAACATACGGGCAGGAAATTTCTTTTCCGAATTCTTCTTGATGGGAATTGCTACAATAGGAGCCTTTGCTCTGAAAGAATATCCAGAAGCAGTAGCAGTGATGTTATTTTATACGGTCGGAGAAAATTTCCAAGCAATGGCAGTAACTAGAGCAAGAAAAAACATTCAAACACTCTTGGATCAACGACCGGATGAAGCCACAATTTTAGTTGATAATCAGCCAAAAATTGTAAATGCGAAAGACGTAAAAATTGGTGATATTATTCAATTGAAACCAGGCGAAAAGCTAGCCTTAGACGGAAAATTACTTTCAGAGAAAGCAAACTTCAACACTTCTGCATTGACAGGCGAAAGTTTACCCGAACAGAAAACCCAAAATGAGGTCGTTTTGGCCGGGATGATTAACCTCAACTCTTTAGCACTCATAGAAGTTACAACCGCATTCGAAGACAGCAAGTTATCGAGAATTCTACACCTGGTTCAGAACGCAAGTTCACAAAAAGCTCCAACCGAACTATTCATTGCTAAATTTGCACGCGTCTATACCCCAATTGTGGTGTATTTGGCAATTGCAATTACATTTCTACCATACTTTTTTGTAGATCAGTATGATTTTGGCACATGGCTCTATCGTGCATTGGTTTTCTTGGTTATTTCTTGCCCATGTGCTTTGGTAATTTCTATACCTTTAGGTTACTTTGGTGGAATTGGCGCAGCAAGTAAGCACGGTATTCTTTTCAAAGGAGGTTCTTATATCGATCTTTTAGCCAACATACAACACGTGGCGATGGATAAGACAGGTACACTAACCGAAGGGATTTTCAAAGTACAAGAAGTAAACCTCACTTCTACCGAAAACAAAGAAAAAATTTTGCAACATATCAACCTAATAGAAAGTAAAAGTACACATCCAATTGCCACGGCAATCCATGAATACGCAGGGAAAGTTGATGAGACTATTAGGCTAGAATCCTCTGAAGAAATACCCGGAAAAGGATTGAAAGCAAAAATCGATGACGACTGGTATTTAGTAGGAAACTTTCGATTGCTCGATCAGTTTTCGGTTCAATATCCGAAAGAATTGATGCAAACAACCCTAACGACTTTAGCCATTGCCAAAAACGAAAAATTTATAGGCTACATCACCATTGCCGATCAAATAAAATCGGATGCGCAACAAACGATAGACGAATTGCATTCGCTAGATATCGAAACAACGATGTTGAGTGGCGATAAAGATGCTGTGGTACAAGAAGTTGCCAAAACGCTCGGGATTGATGAAGCCTACGGTGACTTATTACCCGAAAATAAACTAGAAAAAATAAAAACCATCAAAGCAAAAAACCAAACCGTTGCTTTTGTTGGCGATGGTGTAAATGATGCGCCTGTTGTTGCTATTAGCGATGTTGGTATGGCAATGGGCGGCTTGGGAAGTGATGCAACGATAGAAACGGCCGATGTTGTGATCCAAGATGATCAACCTAAAAAAATCCCGATGGCAATCCGAATTAGTAAAGAAACTAAAAAAATAGTTTGGCAAAATATTGGTTTGGCTTTTGGGGTAAAAGCTTTGGTTTTGATTTTGGGTGCGGGCGGAATTGCGACCATGTGGGAAGCTGTTTTTGCAGATGTTGGGGTTGCACTCTTAGCAATATTGAATGCCGTGAGAATACAAAACAAAGACTTTAATCATTAA
- a CDS encoding Fur family transcriptional regulator translates to METDIDAFLIAKKIQPTAMRKMVYKHFIKEQNALSLSDLEEVFYTADRTTLYRTLKTFEQKGILHTITENNSTKYLLCQNECEEGKHHDIHVHFLCTKCQQVTCLEEIDLTKLQLPKDYQFKEFQFMTRGICPLCQKTLQ, encoded by the coding sequence ATGGAAACGGATATCGATGCTTTTTTGATAGCCAAAAAAATACAACCAACAGCCATGAGAAAAATGGTTTATAAACATTTTATAAAAGAACAAAATGCACTATCATTATCCGATTTGGAAGAAGTTTTTTACACTGCTGACCGAACTACATTATACAGAACACTAAAAACTTTCGAGCAGAAAGGCATTCTACACACCATTACAGAAAATAACTCTACCAAATATCTCCTCTGCCAAAATGAATGCGAAGAAGGGAAACACCATGATATACATGTACATTTTTTGTGTACAAAATGCCAGCAAGTAACTTGTTTAGAGGAGATTGACTTGACCAAATTGCAACTCCCAAAAGATTATCAGTTTAAAGAATTTCAGTTCATGACCAGAGGAATTTGTCCCCTCTGCCAAAAAACTTTGCAATAG
- a CDS encoding NifU family protein, producing MKTIYTENTPNPNILKFVCPTQLTAGGVEYKKDDSAENSPLAQVLLTFPFIDKVFITANFVALEKIDTIKWEDVSDDLIEIIQEHYDDDAIIYESKKKVPFTLYAEMTPNPAVMKFVSNKLLVPSIIEIKSREKAQNVPIATAIFQEYPFIEEVFIAENYISLTKNDTESWDLWTMDVRSFVLSYLQTDGKIFNDDYEFVTEIPHEVAIKSIEEMTDVEQQIKAILDEYVQPAVANDGGNIELIEFDEQTKTAKMLLQGACSGCPSSTATLKHGIEGLLKQMLPEVVNNVEAING from the coding sequence ATGAAAACAATTTATACAGAAAATACACCCAACCCCAATATCTTGAAGTTTGTTTGTCCAACCCAGCTTACTGCAGGTGGTGTGGAATACAAAAAAGATGATTCTGCAGAGAATTCGCCTTTGGCGCAAGTTTTGTTGACTTTTCCTTTTATTGACAAAGTTTTTATCACAGCGAATTTTGTTGCCCTAGAAAAAATAGATACGATAAAATGGGAAGATGTTTCGGATGATTTGATAGAAATAATCCAAGAACATTATGATGATGATGCGATTATTTACGAATCGAAAAAGAAAGTTCCTTTTACATTGTATGCCGAGATGACACCAAATCCGGCCGTGATGAAATTTGTTTCTAATAAATTATTAGTACCTTCTATCATCGAAATAAAAAGTAGAGAAAAGGCACAAAACGTTCCTATTGCAACGGCAATTTTCCAAGAATATCCTTTTATAGAGGAGGTTTTTATTGCCGAAAACTACATTTCATTAACCAAAAATGACACAGAATCGTGGGATTTATGGACAATGGATGTTCGTTCTTTTGTTTTGAGTTATCTACAAACAGACGGGAAAATTTTTAATGATGATTATGAGTTTGTGACCGAAATCCCTCACGAAGTAGCTATAAAATCTATTGAAGAAATGACCGATGTAGAACAACAAATAAAAGCTATTTTAGATGAATATGTGCAGCCAGCTGTAGCAAACGACGGAGGAAACATCGAGTTGATAGAGTTTGACGAACAAACCAAAACAGCAAAAATGCTCTTACAAGGTGCATGCTCGGGTTGTCCTTCTTCAACCGCAACGCTAAAACATGGAATCGAAGGTTTACTAAAACAAATGTTGCCAGAAGTGGTGAACAATGTAGAAGCCATTAATGGATAA
- a CDS encoding gamma carbonic anhydrase family protein, whose protein sequence is MVYIKELNGKQPRFGENCFLAENAVIVGDVEMGDNCSIWFSAVLRGDVHFIKIGNNVNVQDNATVHATYKKSPTTIGNFVSIGHNAIVHGCTIHDNVLIGMGAIVMDDCIIESNSLIAAGAVLPKGTHVKEGELWAGVPAKKIREVPNSLKEGEIERIANNYTLYSSWYKSS, encoded by the coding sequence ATGGTATATATAAAAGAGTTGAATGGCAAACAGCCACGATTCGGAGAAAATTGTTTTTTAGCAGAAAACGCAGTGATTGTAGGTGATGTAGAAATGGGGGATAATTGTTCGATTTGGTTTTCGGCAGTTTTACGCGGTGATGTTCATTTTATTAAAATAGGAAACAATGTCAATGTGCAAGACAATGCTACGGTGCATGCCACTTATAAGAAGTCGCCCACTACTATAGGAAATTTTGTGTCGATTGGTCACAATGCAATTGTGCACGGTTGCACAATACACGATAATGTTTTGATTGGAATGGGTGCAATCGTAATGGATGATTGTATTATCGAGTCTAATTCTTTGATCGCTGCAGGAGCTGTTCTCCCTAAGGGGACACATGTAAAAGAAGGAGAATTGTGGGCAGGCGTTCCAGCCAAAAAAATTAGAGAGGTGCCGAATTCTCTAAAAGAAGGCGAGATAGAAAGAATAGCGAATAATTATACACTCTACAGCAGTTGGTATAAATCATCGTAG
- a CDS encoding DUF5715 family protein, with protein sequence MYRYGAILCFLCLTSFCFSQAKVEPSKEYLLHLDAAKSHGVTLIKDQKQLNRLISKGSLVKVKQRGYGYRVTDLTHSHPYLVPQANKIVADIAREFVRITGQNFFVVTSLTRTLEDQKRLRKVNSNASVNDSSHNFGAAFDISYVRFNHQLQHNKKLEKHLEDVLQSFVRAGKIFYVKENKIKCFHVIVRQ encoded by the coding sequence ATGTACAGATACGGAGCAATACTTTGTTTTTTATGCTTAACCTCATTCTGTTTTTCGCAAGCAAAAGTAGAACCTAGCAAGGAGTATTTACTACATCTAGATGCTGCTAAATCGCATGGAGTAACTCTTATCAAAGACCAAAAACAGCTCAATCGTCTAATCAGTAAAGGAAGTTTGGTAAAAGTGAAACAAAGAGGATACGGTTATCGCGTAACCGATCTTACCCATAGCCACCCCTATTTAGTCCCGCAAGCAAACAAAATAGTAGCAGATATTGCACGAGAATTTGTTCGGATCACAGGACAAAATTTCTTTGTTGTAACTTCGCTTACCAGAACGTTAGAAGATCAGAAACGTTTACGAAAAGTAAATTCGAATGCATCTGTGAATGATAGTTCACATAATTTTGGTGCTGCTTTTGATATTTCGTATGTCCGATTTAATCATCAACTTCAACACAATAAAAAACTAGAAAAACACTTAGAAGATGTTTTGCAGAGTTTTGTGCGTGCAGGAAAGATATTCTACGTGAAAGAAAATAAAATCAAGTGTTTTCATGTAATTGTTCGGCAATAA
- a CDS encoding DUF5715 family protein encodes MKKLILTAFFTTTTLLNAQSAESVESFILNANFKNMKSFAANTNQSSLKYSAPSKVYVKDNITYKDHVFEASSFSVPLITDYFHMDELIAQHKLVNVPEEGEGYIIQKLTHSRAVLIEPALVVLEEISTRFYAENNRKLSISSLTRTQETQSKLRRVNSNAAKGNSSHEYGAAFDISYSQYDNIRGRNYTLESKLQAILDDLVAQGKIYYIKERRQPCFHVTVRNPHLVYPEMLEEDHYHEV; translated from the coding sequence ATGAAAAAATTAATACTTACTGCTTTTTTTACAACTACAACTCTACTAAATGCTCAGTCTGCCGAATCTGTAGAATCTTTCATTTTGAATGCAAACTTCAAAAACATGAAGTCATTTGCCGCAAATACAAACCAATCTTCTCTCAAATATTCTGCACCTTCTAAAGTTTACGTAAAAGATAATATTACATATAAAGATCATGTGTTCGAGGCCTCATCTTTTAGCGTTCCTTTGATTACCGATTATTTTCATATGGATGAATTGATTGCTCAACACAAGTTGGTAAACGTCCCCGAAGAAGGAGAGGGTTATATCATCCAAAAACTTACGCATAGCCGTGCAGTCTTAATCGAACCTGCTCTGGTAGTTTTAGAAGAAATATCTACTCGTTTCTATGCAGAAAACAATCGTAAGCTTAGTATTTCATCGTTGACACGCACACAAGAAACACAGTCTAAATTGAGACGAGTGAATAGTAATGCTGCCAAAGGAAATAGCTCGCATGAATACGGTGCTGCCTTTGATATTTCTTATTCGCAATACGATAATATAAGAGGCAGGAACTACACCCTAGAAAGTAAACTTCAGGCAATCTTAGATGATTTGGTCGCACAAGGAAAAATATACTATATAAAAGAAAGAAGACAACCTTGTTTTCATGTAACCGTTCGAAACCCGCATTTGGTTTATCCTGAAATGCTAGAAGAAGATCATTATCATGAAGTCTAA
- a CDS encoding carbon-nitrogen hydrolase, whose protein sequence is MSKVKIGVVQMSCTANKEENLQKAIQKVREAADKGAQIVCLQELFTSLYFCDVEDYDNFDLAESIPGPSTNALADVAKEKGVVVIASLFEKRAEGLYHNTTAVLDVDGTYLGKYRKMHIPDDPAFYEKFYFTPGDLGYKTFQTKFGKIGVLICWDQWYPEAARITSLMGAEILFYPTAIGWATDQDEETNKDQYDAWQTIQRSHAVANGVPVVSVNRVGFEQDGAMKFWGGSFVTNAQGKLLYLASHEEEETEVVEVDLTESDFFRKHWPFLRDRRIDSYQPITKRFLDED, encoded by the coding sequence ATGTCAAAAGTAAAAATTGGTGTAGTTCAGATGAGTTGCACGGCAAACAAAGAAGAAAATTTACAAAAAGCTATACAAAAAGTTCGCGAAGCAGCAGATAAAGGTGCACAAATCGTTTGTTTACAAGAGTTGTTTACTTCACTCTACTTTTGCGATGTAGAAGATTATGACAACTTCGATTTGGCCGAGTCTATCCCCGGTCCATCAACCAATGCATTGGCTGATGTTGCCAAAGAGAAAGGAGTTGTCGTGATAGCCTCATTGTTCGAGAAAAGAGCAGAAGGATTATACCATAATACCACAGCAGTTCTAGACGTCGATGGGACATATTTGGGGAAATATAGAAAAATGCATATCCCAGATGATCCTGCTTTTTACGAGAAGTTTTATTTTACGCCAGGAGATTTAGGGTACAAAACCTTTCAGACCAAATTCGGGAAAATTGGCGTATTGATTTGTTGGGATCAATGGTACCCAGAAGCAGCAAGAATTACAAGTTTAATGGGAGCAGAGATTTTGTTTTATCCGACTGCAATTGGCTGGGCAACCGACCAAGACGAAGAAACCAATAAAGATCAGTACGATGCATGGCAAACGATTCAGCGATCGCATGCCGTAGCCAATGGTGTGCCAGTAGTTTCAGTGAATCGTGTAGGTTTTGAACAAGATGGTGCTATGAAATTCTGGGGTGGATCTTTCGTAACCAATGCCCAAGGAAAATTATTGTATTTAGCCTCTCATGAAGAAGAAGAGACAGAAGTGGTGGAGGTAGATCTTACCGAGTCTGACTTTTTCCGTAAACACTGGCCTTTTTTGCGTGATCGTCGAATCGATTCGTATCAGCCAATAACCAAACGTTTTTTAGACGAAGATTAA